In Canis lupus familiaris isolate Mischka breed German Shepherd chromosome 9, alternate assembly UU_Cfam_GSD_1.0, whole genome shotgun sequence, a single window of DNA contains:
- the LOC119876606 gene encoding keratin-associated protein 9-2-like isoform X2 produces MSESCCSPCCQPTCCRTTCCEPSCCGSSCCEPCCCRPTCCHTTCCRTTCCKPACSVSSCCQPSCCGSSGCGSSCCQPCCCRPTCCQTTCCRTTCCKPACCVSSCCQPCCCRPTCCQTTCCRTTCCKPACCVSSCCQPSCCGSSGCGSSCCQPCCCRPTCCQTTCCRTTCCKPACCVSSCCQPSCCGSSGCGSSCCQPCCCRPTCCQTTCCRTTCCKPACCVSSCCQPCCHPSCCCTPCSQPACCTPVICRRTCYQPTCCCLPGCLAQGCGSSCCQPCCC; encoded by the exons ATGAGTGAATCGTGCTGCTCCCCGTGCTGCCAGCCCACGTGCTGCAGGACCACCTGCTGCGAACCCAGCTGCTGTGGATCCAGCTGCTGCGAGCCTTGCTGCTGCCGCCCAACGTGCTGTCACACCACCTGCTGCAGGACCACGTGCTGCAAGCCCGCATGCTctgtgtccagctgctgccaaCCCAGCTGCTGTGGGTCCAGCGGCTGCgggtccagctgctgccagccttgctgCTGCCGCCCAACGTGCTGTCAGACCACCTGCTGTAG GACCACGTGCTGCAAGCCCGcatgctgtgtgtccagctgctgccagccttgctgCTGCCGCCCAACGTGCTGTCAGACCACCTGCTGTAGGACCACCTGCTGCAAGCCCGcatgctgtgtgtccagctgctgccagcccagcTGCTGTGGGTCCAGTGGCTGCgggtccagctgctgccagccttgctgCTGCCGCCCAACTTGCTGTCAAACCACCTGCTGTAGGACCACCTGCTGCAAGCCCGcatgctgtgtgtccagctgctgccagcccagcTGCTGTGGGTCCAGTGGCTGCgggtccagctgctgccagccttgctgCTGCCGCCCAACTTGCTGTCAAACCACCTGCTGTAGGACCACCTGCTGCAAGCCCGcatgctgtgtgtccagctgctgccagccttgctgCCACCCCAGTTGCTGCTGCACTCCCTGCTCCCAGCCAGCTTGCTGCACCCCCGTTATCTGCAGGAGAACCTGCTACCAGCCCACCTGCTGCTGCCTGCCCGGGTGCCTAGCCCAGGGCTGTGgatccagctgctgccagccttgctgCTGCTGA
- the LOC119876606 gene encoding keratin-associated protein 9-2-like isoform X1, whose translation MSESCCSPCCQPTCCRTTCCEPSCCGSSCCEPCCCRPTCCHTTCCRTTCCKPACSVSSCCQPSCCGSSGCGSSCCQPCCCRPTCCQTTCCRTTCCKPACCVSSCCQPCCCRPTCCQTTCCRTTCCKPACCVSSCCQPCCCRPTCCQTTCCRTTCCKPACCVSSCCQPSCCGSSGCGSSCCQPCCCRPTCCQTTCCRTTCCKPACCVSSCCQPSCCGSSGCGSSCCQPCCCRPTCCQTTCCRTTCCKPACCVSSCCQPCCHPSCCCTPCSQPACCTPVICRRTCYQPTCCCLPGCLAQGCGSSCCQPCCC comes from the coding sequence ATGAGTGAATCGTGCTGCTCCCCGTGCTGCCAGCCCACGTGCTGCAGGACCACCTGCTGCGAACCCAGCTGCTGTGGATCCAGCTGCTGCGAGCCTTGCTGCTGCCGCCCAACGTGCTGTCACACCACCTGCTGCAGGACCACGTGCTGCAAGCCCGCATGCTctgtgtccagctgctgccaaCCCAGCTGCTGTGGGTCCAGCGGCTGCgggtccagctgctgccagccttgctgCTGCCGCCCAACGTGCTGTCAGACCACCTGCTGTAGGACCACGTGCTGCAAGCCCGcatgctgtgtgtccagctgctgccagccttgctgCTGCCGCCCAACGTGCTGTCAGACCACCTGCTGTAGGACCACGTGCTGCAAGCCCGcatgctgtgtgtccagctgctgccagccttgctgCTGCCGCCCAACGTGCTGTCAGACCACCTGCTGTAGGACCACCTGCTGCAAGCCCGcatgctgtgtgtccagctgctgccagcccagcTGCTGTGGGTCCAGTGGCTGCgggtccagctgctgccagccttgctgCTGCCGCCCAACTTGCTGTCAAACCACCTGCTGTAGGACCACCTGCTGCAAGCCCGcatgctgtgtgtccagctgctgccagcccagcTGCTGTGGGTCCAGTGGCTGCgggtccagctgctgccagccttgctgCTGCCGCCCAACTTGCTGTCAAACCACCTGCTGTAGGACCACCTGCTGCAAGCCCGcatgctgtgtgtccagctgctgccagccttgctgCCACCCCAGTTGCTGCTGCACTCCCTGCTCCCAGCCAGCTTGCTGCACCCCCGTTATCTGCAGGAGAACCTGCTACCAGCCCACCTGCTGCTGCCTGCCCGGGTGCCTAGCCCAGGGCTGTGgatccagctgctgccagccttgctgCTGCTGA
- the LOC119876607 gene encoding keratin-associated protein 4-12-like isoform X1, translating into MSESCCSPCCQPTCCRTTCCEPSCCGSSCCEPCCCRPTCCHTTCCRTTCCKPACSVSSCCQPSCCGSSGCGSSCCQPCCCRPTCCQTTCCRTTCCKPACCVSSCCQPCCCRPTCCQTTCCRTTCCKPACCVSSCCQPCCCRPTCCQTTCCRTTCCKPACCVSSCCQPSCCGSSGCGSSCCQPCCCRPTCCQTTCCRTTCCKPACCVSSCCQPCCHPSCCCTPCSQPACCTPVICRRTCYQPTCCCLPGCLAQGCGSSCCQPCCC; encoded by the coding sequence ATGAGTGAATCGTGCTGCTCCCCGTGCTGCCAGCCCACGTGCTGCAGGACCACCTGCTGCGAACCCAGCTGCTGTGGATCCAGCTGCTGCGAGCCTTGCTGCTGCCGCCCAACGTGCTGTCACACCACCTGCTGCAGGACCACGTGCTGCAAGCCCGCATGCTctgtgtccagctgctgccaaCCCAGCTGCTGTGGGTCCAGCGGCTGCgggtccagctgctgccagccttgctgCTGCCGCCCAACGTGCTGTCAGACCACCTGCTGTAGGACCACGTGCTGCAAGCCCGcatgctgtgtgtccagctgctgccagccttgctgCTGCCGCCCAACGTGCTGTCAGACCACCTGCTGTAGGACCACGTGCTGCAAGCCCGcatgctgtgtgtccagctgctgccagccttgctgCTGCCGCCCAACGTGCTGTCAGACCACCTGCTGTAGGACCACCTGCTGCAAGCCCGcatgctgtgtgtccagctgctgccagcccagcTGCTGTGGGTCCAGTGGCTGCgggtccagctgctgccagccttgctgCTGCCGCCCAACTTGCTGTCAAACCACCTGCTGTAGGACCACCTGCTGCAAGCCCGcatgctgtgtgtccagctgctgccagccttgctgCCACCCCAGTTGCTGCTGCACTCCCTGCTCCCAGCCAGCTTGCTGCACCCCCGTTATCTGCAGGAGAACCTGCTACCAGCCCACCTGCTGCTGCCTGCCCGGGTGCCTAGCCCAGGGCTGTGgatccagctgctgccagccttgctgCTGCTGA
- the LOC119876607 gene encoding keratin-associated protein 4-12-like isoform X2 gives MSESCCSPCCQPTCCRTTCCEPSCCGSSCCEPCCCRPTCCHTTCCRTTCCKPACSVSSCCQPSCCGSSGCGSSCCQPCCCRPTCCQTTCCRTTCCKPACCVSSCCQPCCCRPTCCQTTCCRTTCCKPACCVSSCCQPSCCGSSGCGSSCCQPCCCRPTCCQTTCCRTTCCKPACCVSSCCQPCCHPSCCCTPCSQPACCTPVICRRTCYQPTCCCLPGCLAQGCGSSCCQPCCC, from the exons ATGAGTGAATCGTGCTGCTCCCCGTGCTGCCAGCCCACGTGCTGCAGGACCACCTGCTGCGAACCCAGCTGCTGTGGATCCAGCTGCTGCGAGCCTTGCTGCTGCCGCCCAACGTGCTGTCACACCACCTGCTGCAGGACCACGTGCTGCAAGCCCGCATGCTctgtgtccagctgctgccaaCCCAGCTGCTGTGGGTCCAGCGGCTGCgggtccagctgctgccagccttgctgCTGCCGCCCAACGTGCTGTCAGACCACCTGCTGTAG GACCACGTGCTGCAAGCCCGcatgctgtgtgtccagctgctgccagccttgctgCTGCCGCCCAACGTGCTGTCAGACCACCTGCTGTAGGACCACCTGCTGCAAGCCCGcatgctgtgtgtccagctgctgccagcccagcTGCTGTGGGTCCAGTGGCTGCgggtccagctgctgccagccttgctgCTGCCGCCCAACTTGCTGTCAAACCACCTGCTGTAGGACCACCTGCTGCAAGCCCGcatgctgtgtgtccagctgctgccagccttgctgCCACCCCAGTTGCTGCTGCACTCCCTGCTCCCAGCCAGCTTGCTGCACCCCCGTTATCTGCAGGAGAACCTGCTACCAGCCCACCTGCTGCTGCCTGCCCGGGTGCCTAGCCCAGGGCTGTGgatccagctgctgccagccttgctgCTGCTGA
- the LOC119876605 gene encoding keratin-associated protein 4-12-like — MSESCCSPCCQPTCCRTTCCEPSCCGSSCCEPCCCRPTCCHTTCCRTTCCKPACSVSSCCQPSCCGSSGCGSSCCQPCCCRPTCCQTTCCRTTCCKPACCVSSCCQPCCCRPTCCQTTCCRTTCCKPACCVSSCCQPCCCRPTCCQTTCCRTTCCKPACCVSSCCQPSCCGSSGCGSSCCQPCCCRPTCCQTTCCRTTCCKPTCCVSSCCQPCCHPSCCCTPCSQPACCTPVICRRTCYQPTCCCLPGCLAQGCGSSCCQPCCC; from the coding sequence ATGAGTGAATCGTGCTGCTCCCCGTGCTGCCAGCCCACGTGCTGCAGGACCACCTGCTGCGAACCCAGCTGCTGTGGATCCAGCTGCTGCGAGCCTTGCTGCTGCCGCCCAACGTGCTGTCACACCACCTGCTGCAGGACCACGTGCTGCAAGCCCGCATGCTctgtgtccagctgctgccaaCCCAGCTGCTGTGGGTCCAGCGGCTGCgggtccagctgctgccagccttgctgCTGCCGCCCAACGTGCTGTCAGACCACCTGCTGTAGGACCACGTGCTGCAAGCCCGcatgctgtgtgtccagctgctgccagccttgctgCTGCCGCCCAACGTGCTGTCAGACCACCTGCTGTAGGACCACGTGCTGCAAGCCCGcatgctgtgtgtccagctgctgccagccttgctgCTGCCGCCCAACGTGCTGTCAGACCACCTGCTGTAGGACCACCTGCTGCAAGCCCGcatgctgtgtgtccagctgctgccagcccagcTGCTGTGGGTCCAGTGGCTGCgggtccagctgctgccagccttgctgCTGCCGCCCAACTTGCTGTCAAACCACCTGCTGTAGGACCACCTGCTGCAAGCCCAcatgctgtgtgtccagctgctgccagccttgctgCCACCCCAGTTGCTGCTGTACTCCCTGCTCCCAGCCAGCTTGCTGCACCCCCGTTATCTGCAGGAGAACCTGCTACCAGCCCACCTGCTGCTGCCTGCCCGGGTGCCTAGCCCAGGGCTGTGgatccagctgctgccagccttgctgCTGCTGA